Genomic segment of uncultured Desulfobacter sp.:
AAGGAGACGGGGAACGCAACGGAGCGGCCTATCATTTCATCGGTATTCCATAACCGGTTAAAGCGCAATATGCGATTAGAAAGTGATCCCACGGTAATTTACGGGGTTTCGGATTATGATGGCAGGATCAGATCTAAACATTTAAGGCGTGTAACCCCCTATAACACCTATCAAATAAACGGCTTGCCGGCAGGCCCCATCGCCAATCCGGGGGCCCTGTCCCTTAAGGCGGCATTGTACCCTGCTCACACAAATTACCTTTTCTTTGTATCAAAAAACGATACCACGCATCAATTTTCAACCAATCTGAGAGATCACAACAAGGCCGTAAAAAAATACCAACTCAACTAGCGTCTCTTAATCATCAAATCGTTTAAGGTAAACGAGCACGGCCCCACCGAATTTTGATTTTTTAGCGTCCTCCCATTTATAGGATAGAACTATATTTTCATGTTTCATCGCCTTGATCAAATCCTCCACCACATGGGGAAGTACGGGGCCGTCTTCGGAATGTAGCCCTTTGCCCACGATAATGCGCAGGGTAAAAAATCCCTGGGCATGGGCACTTGAAATAAAAGAGCGTGCCTTGACCTGGGCCCCGACGGCGGTGAATCCGTGAAGATCAAGGGTTGATTCAGGCGGAGGGTATCGCTTTAGCCGACGTTTCAAGGGCATGGGCTTAGGGACTTTACGGGACCCTCGTTTTTCCTTCAAAGAGGCTTCAAGTAGGGTTGAAAAGTCTTCTTCGGGTTCAATGGGAGAAGCATCCGGCTCGGCTACAGAATTATCGGATAACTTATCTGATTCGATATTTTTTTCCATCCATGTTTCATAATCATCAAGCCAGGGAAGGCCGTGTTTGTTTAATTTTTTTGGGGGGTCAACAAGCAGGTCTGACTTTTCCTGATTTTCTTTTAAATGCCTTTCGCCATCAATTAAAAACGCATCTAGAAAATCTTTGTCCGAAGTAAGTTTTGGCAGATCCGTTTTGCCGTGTAATTTTTGTCTATTTTTCCTGGTATTTATCTTTTTCATAAACGCTATATTACTTGAAAAACAGGGGGTTTTCAAGGTTCTGCCTTTGTTTGTCATATTTGACTTTAATACACCTTCCTGCTATTGTCCCTTCATGAATATTGGCGACATTGTTGAATATATAGACCAGCAAAAAATTATATCTGCGGTTATTTTAAGTGAGGCAAAAGGAAAGCTTCGGTTGCTCAATGAGAACAGCCGGGAAGTTATCTTTTCCGAGAAACGGCTTGCCCATGTTTCACAGACCCGACTGGACACCACATGCTCCAAAGCCACCCTTGTCTCCTACCTCAAAGAGGTGGCAGAAACCCGCAAAAAGCTGTCAGAGTCTATAGATATCCAAGGCTTATGGGAAATTCTCCATGATGATCCCCAGGAAATTGATATTTCCGCCATGACGTTGTTCTGTTTTGATCCGCCGTTGACCCCGGACCACGAAGCAGCCGTTATCCGGGCGTTTTTTAACGACCGCCTCTATTTCAAATTTAATAAAGTTATTTTTTGTCCGTTCACACACGCCCAGGTGGAGTCAAAAAAACGACAGATCAGGGAAGAAGAAAAACGGGAAGAAATAGTCAATAAAGGCGCAGCCTGGCTTGCGAAGCTTCGGGACCGCGAGAGCGTCAGTGGCGAGCAGGACCCGGCTGTGATAGAGATTTTAAAAGACTATTATGTCTTCGGCAATGATTCTCAAAAAGCCTTTGTGGCAAAAAAAATCATTAAAAAAGCGGGATTAAATTCCCCAGACAGCTTATTTGACCTTTTTGTAAAGGCCGGCATCTGGGATGAGGATGAAAACCTGGATCTGGTCTCCTTGCAGATTCCCACTTTATTTTCACCCAAAGTGAACAAAGCTGCCGAATATCTGTGCAAAACCACTCCACTGGTATTTGATGATCCCAAGCGCAAGGATCTGACGGATCTGCCCTTAATTACTATTGACGGTCAGTCCACCCAGGATTATGACGACGCCATCAGTCTGGAAACTACGGAAAACGGTTATAGGCTTGGTATCCATATTATTGATGTCGGGGCATGCATCCGCAAGGAAGACACCATTGATATCGCGGCAAGAGAACGCGCCTCTTCCATTTACATGCCCGATGACAAACTGCCCATGATTCCGCCCAGTCTGTCCGAAGATTTGTGCAGTCTCAAGGAAGGGCAGTTGCGGCCGGGAGTTTCGACCCTCGTTCAGATGAACCGTTTTTTTGAAGTCCAGGACTATAAAATTGTGCCGTCGGTGATCAAGGTACACCAGCAAATGAGCTATACCGAAGCCAATATTGTAAACGGTAAAAACGACCCCATCACCACCCTTTACAAAATGGCAACGGTCCTGCGGGAAAAACGCCTCAAGTCCGGGGCCATCCAGATCACCCTGCCCGAGGTCAATGTGTGGCTGGATGAAAATAAAAATATCCACTACACCAAGGTGGACCGGGAAAATCCCTCCCGGATGCTGGTCTCGGAGATGATGATTCTGGCCAACTCCCTGATGGCTGAATTCTTAAAAAACAATGACATGCCCGGCGTGTTCCGCTCCCAGGCCCAGCCCAAGCAGCGTATTTTCAAGGGAATTGAAACAGAACTAATGCCCAATTTCCTCCAGCGCAAACAATTGAGCCGTGCAGTGATCACCACCCATGCCGAACCCCATGCAGGGTTAGGCGTTCCGGCCTATGTGACGGCCACCTCCCCCATCAGGCGTTACCATGATCTGCTGACCCAGCGCCAGATCAAGTCCATACTGGGTGTCGGCAAACCTTACTCCGCCAAAGAGCTTGAAGATATCCTTGCGTCCATTTCCGTGGCGGTATCCAATACAGGCCGAATCCAGGCCGCCCGTAAACGCTACTGGCTGATCAAATACCTGCAGGATTTAAGGGGTGAAAATTTTGAAGGATTGGTGCTTGACTCGTACAGGGACCACTACAACGTTCTGCTTAAGGAATTCATGCTTGAATCCCGACTGCCGACATCCGGGCTTAAACTCAAACCCGGCAACCAGATTCAGGTGACGATCCAGCATGCTGATGCGCGTCGGGGTCAGTTGACGCTTTTCGCCGTCTGAGACTTTATCTCATCAACCTAAAGTGCGCAGCACTCTAAACTCTGTGCTCTCTGTGTCCTCTGTGGTTTAAAAAAACCGCGGGCAACGCCCGCAAAATACCACCAAACCAAACGGTTTGATAAAAAAACATTCACTCCCTTCGGGAGTTCGTTTTTTAAACCAGTAGAGTAGAGGAAGGGGTGCTATTGCACCCGCTTCCCCCCTCGTCAAACCGGACATGCAGATTTCCCGCATCCGGCTTTCTCTTAGAATTCACCTTTGGCACACGGACATACAGCCATTGACCCTATGTCATAAAGTCACCAGACCTAAGCGCTTGAGGTGTCGGTAGTAACTAACACCTTCCGGTGGTTTATATGGCCGTTGGCTTCTTCGATGTAAATGCCTGATTAGACGTTGCATTACATAGCTGTTCACTTGTCTAAATGCTTTGCGTGGATATCCCAACCTAAAATAATTTGACCATCCTATCAGATGCCTGTTTATCTGCATTATCAACCTGGGTAAAGGAACATGGCTGTGCTTTTTATTCACCAAAGCCCTTATCTTTTCTCGTTCTGCTTTAAGGGCCTTCTTTGAGGCGCAAGGATTCAGATACGTTTGAGCCCTTCCATGTAAATCTTTGTCATATCTGAATGTGTACCCCAGAAAATCAAAGCTTTCACCAAGGACATCAAGGTTCACAACCTTTGTCTTATCTTGATTCAATTTCAAACCAAGCCAGGACTCAATTTTATTCTCTGTAAATTCCCGCATTTTCCGGCCTTGATACCTCGCCATTATGACAAAATCATCGGCGTATCGAACAATCCGGGCATTTGCCCATTGAAATGGACCGTTTATCCCGTGAAAGACCTTGTCAAACCAATGAAGATATATATTGGCCAAAAGAGGCGAAATCACACCTCCCTGGGGAGTGCCGGTAGATCTTCGACTAATTTTTCCGCCACCGTGCCCCTTGGGCTCAACCACAGGTGCTTTTAACCACATCCGAATCAGTTTGAGGACTGATCGATCTGTTATCCTCATCTGTAGGCATTTCATCAACTTCTCATGTGGAATTGTATCAAAATACGCCGACAAATCTGCGTCGTATACGGCCTTTCGCCCTTGTTGCAGATTCTTGTGCACCTCTTTAAGGGCATCATGGGCTGATTTACCAGGACGGAATCCATATGAGCAATCCAGAAAATCTGCCTCGAATATAGGTTCGAGGATCAACAGGGCCGCCATTTGTGAGACCCTATCTCGAATAGTCGGTATACCCAATGGTCGCTGTCTGCCATCCGGTTTCGGAATATATACCCTACGCACGGCTTCCGGTTTGTAGGTCTTGGTTTTCAGTGCTTCATGGATAGAGTCGACAAAACCGTTTGACCCTTCAGGACTATTCTCAATATCCTGGAATGTCATTCCGTCTACTCCAGCTGCGCCCCCTTTTGCCCTACAGATTGCATAAGCACAGGTAATTACATCTTTGCGAAAGATACGATCATACAAAACATAGAATCGAAATTTTGGCTCATCCTTCGCCTTTCGGTAAAGATTCTGTCTCAAGGAGGAGAGTTTCTCCGGTATTTTGACGCCTTTAAGCCCGGCATGATCCCAGTCTTTCTCAGACTCCCAAAATTCCAGTTGTTCCGTAACGGGACGATTGTCCAAGCGGCTTTCCCCCTCTCTTACTTCATCATATCTAAGATAAGGCCCCTTTGCTCCACAGGCATTACCCTGTTTCCTCACTACTATGGGCCTATCCGACTCCCATCCTGACGAGCCATGCAGTTATTGATTCCTACATTGCCGTGAATCTATCTGCCTGGATGGGTATCCCAGGTTCCTCGACTATTCTTTCGCTACGCGCTGTCCGCTATTACCCCGGCAGGCTGGACAGATGCCTTTGCTGATTTCTTCTCTATCCATGCTGGCTTCACCATCTCCGGAAGGCTGGCCGCCTGCAAATTTGTGTAACGAGGCCGAAACCGGTTCACCCGTTTGGATTACGGCTCGCAGCTTTGCTGCCTGGTCTTGCTCCCCGTGCTTTGTTACCTCCACACGACAGACCGCAGCTACATGTATAATCAGCAATTTACATGATAACCTCCTTGCAGGTTATTAGAATAGCCAGGCTTATCCTGGCGCACCAGAGAGCACAGAGGTTTGGCTTTCGCCAAACTACACAGAGAATGACGCCGTGATGAAAATTGCAGTCGGTAAGGTTTATACATTTTATTTTCGTTATTGTTCAACAATCCACAAGAATCAATTTTATAGAACAACTTTTTGAATAAGAATAGGGACGATCACAAACCAGGTGCCAGAGGTTTTCAGGAAAGTTTCTAATATAAAAAATTGATTCTTGCGTTTCTTTGTCCGGGGAGGTTAATCTCCAATTAAATTTATGCTCGACGTTTCAAGGTAGGCACAATATGTGGTGGTCGGATGATTTCCAGAAAAGCGTTCAATCATACCATAAATGCTCGCCTTGGAATTCCTTTTTTGCATCATGAATACCGCCCGAATATTTCAGTGTCCAAAGAATATCGGCTGATACAAGAACGATTAACCGCCGACAAATCAATTTACAATGTACTTTTCCCTGAATATTCTTTATAGGTGGCGACTATACTGATATACGATTAGATATCAGATTGCTCAAGATGACTGGACAACCGGAGAATAACTCGTTAAATACTAAAATCAAATGATTACTAAAGAAGAAGCAATTGAATTGATAAGAGCTGATCTTGATGAAGAGATGGATGTGGTTGCAGACTCGATCATTGAAAGGGATTACGGGTGGGTTATTTTTTCGCAGACTAAGAAATATATTGAAACTCGTAATACCCTATATATGACTGTTGGTTCCGGCGGTGTTCTCGTTGAAAAAGCGACAGGCAGAAAAATACGATTTGGATCGGCATACTCAACAGAACGAAGCCTTGAGGTTTATGAAAAAGGTTATTTTGAGCATAACAGCTGGGATATTGTAGTTACTCGTGTATACGACATCCAAAAAACGGTAGAGATTCTCAGAAAGCTTGGGATTTCATATGTGAAGCCCGAAGAAGTCCACGGGACAGTTTGGGAAATACCTAAGGAATACACATTCAAACAATTTAAATCCAAGTTATCTAGGCTTCCTGTCCGTTTTAATATTGGGAGCGCATATTTCAAATTTGATGTATTGGAGTCGCTAAAAAACCAAAAAGAATTTACATATTTCATAGAGGGCAATCAAAGTTTCGTGAATGACATTTAACAACGTGCTAAAACATCAACCGCTTCGTGGCTTGAAACTTCGTTCCGGCGCTTTGCGCCACCACTACAGCCTTTTAGCGCGGCGTTATAAGGAATAGAAGACCGAACAATCTGTCTATTATCCATCGCTTTTGAATAAAATCGAACACCACAAAATATTGTGTCAGATAGGCTCCGATCCTACAGCCTGGAAAAAAACAATAACATATTAAATTGATTTTTCGAGAATTCCAGAGGGTAAAGGGTCACTTTTATACAAATCCTGCGTTTCTGCATACATCTGAGCAACTTTAAAAAAATATTTGCGTTCTTTTTTATCTTCGATTAATGCCTGTAGCTGACATTTTTGCTCAAAAGACTCTTGTTCTCTCAACAACTTTAAATGTGCTTCATTAAGTTTTTTATCATCATCGTTATCTTTATTATTAGTTTTCGTAAAAAAACTGTTTTTCGAGCGACCCCAAAATTCAGAATCATTGTTCGTTGGCCATGAATCTCCCCGATATTGCTCCAATGACTCACCCACAGTTAATATTACCGAAGTATCCCGGGGGGCATATGAAGAGCACAAATCTCTTTGCAAAAGTGAGAATACTCTCTCACGGTATTGTGGATCCTCTTTCATTTTTTCAAATGCCTTATCAGAAATATTGACGGCAGCATTTTTAACAGTACTATGAAATTGTATTTTTTCAAGGTCTTGATAAAATTCTTTTTTGAATATGGTCATTTCTTCTTCTGAAGTTAATTTTGTTGTTTGTGACGCCTCATCGGTTTTAACAGCATTTTTTAAGTTTGCGGATGTTACTGCGGTTTTTTTTGTA
This window contains:
- a CDS encoding Smr/MutS family protein — encoded protein: MKKINTRKNRQKLHGKTDLPKLTSDKDFLDAFLIDGERHLKENQEKSDLLVDPPKKLNKHGLPWLDDYETWMEKNIESDKLSDNSVAEPDASPIEPEEDFSTLLEASLKEKRGSRKVPKPMPLKRRLKRYPPPESTLDLHGFTAVGAQVKARSFISSAHAQGFFTLRIIVGKGLHSEDGPVLPHVVEDLIKAMKHENIVLSYKWEDAKKSKFGGAVLVYLKRFDD
- a CDS encoding RNB domain-containing ribonuclease, with translation MNIGDIVEYIDQQKIISAVILSEAKGKLRLLNENSREVIFSEKRLAHVSQTRLDTTCSKATLVSYLKEVAETRKKLSESIDIQGLWEILHDDPQEIDISAMTLFCFDPPLTPDHEAAVIRAFFNDRLYFKFNKVIFCPFTHAQVESKKRQIREEEKREEIVNKGAAWLAKLRDRESVSGEQDPAVIEILKDYYVFGNDSQKAFVAKKIIKKAGLNSPDSLFDLFVKAGIWDEDENLDLVSLQIPTLFSPKVNKAAEYLCKTTPLVFDDPKRKDLTDLPLITIDGQSTQDYDDAISLETTENGYRLGIHIIDVGACIRKEDTIDIAARERASSIYMPDDKLPMIPPSLSEDLCSLKEGQLRPGVSTLVQMNRFFEVQDYKIVPSVIKVHQQMSYTEANIVNGKNDPITTLYKMATVLREKRLKSGAIQITLPEVNVWLDENKNIHYTKVDRENPSRMLVSEMMILANSLMAEFLKNNDMPGVFRSQAQPKQRIFKGIETELMPNFLQRKQLSRAVITTHAEPHAGLGVPAYVTATSPIRRYHDLLTQRQIKSILGVGKPYSAKELEDILASISVAVSNTGRIQAARKRYWLIKYLQDLRGENFEGLVLDSYRDHYNVLLKEFMLESRLPTSGLKLKPGNQIQVTIQHADARRGQLTLFAV
- the ltrA gene encoding group II intron reverse transcriptase/maturase, translating into MDNRPVTEQLEFWESEKDWDHAGLKGVKIPEKLSSLRQNLYRKAKDEPKFRFYVLYDRIFRKDVITCAYAICRAKGGAAGVDGMTFQDIENSPEGSNGFVDSIHEALKTKTYKPEAVRRVYIPKPDGRQRPLGIPTIRDRVSQMAALLILEPIFEADFLDCSYGFRPGKSAHDALKEVHKNLQQGRKAVYDADLSAYFDTIPHEKLMKCLQMRITDRSVLKLIRMWLKAPVVEPKGHGGGKISRRSTGTPQGGVISPLLANIYLHWFDKVFHGINGPFQWANARIVRYADDFVIMARYQGRKMREFTENKIESWLGLKLNQDKTKVVNLDVLGESFDFLGYTFRYDKDLHGRAQTYLNPCASKKALKAEREKIRALVNKKHSHVPLPRLIMQINRHLIGWSNYFRLGYPRKAFRQVNSYVMQRLIRHLHRRSQRPYKPPEGVSYYRHLKRLGLVTL
- a CDS encoding YrhB domain-containing protein; this translates as MITKEEAIELIRADLDEEMDVVADSIIERDYGWVIFSQTKKYIETRNTLYMTVGSGGVLVEKATGRKIRFGSAYSTERSLEVYEKGYFEHNSWDIVVTRVYDIQKTVEILRKLGISYVKPEEVHGTVWEIPKEYTFKQFKSKLSRLPVRFNIGSAYFKFDVLESLKNQKEFTYFIEGNQSFVNDI